A region from the Gemmatimonadales bacterium genome encodes:
- a CDS encoding diguanylate cyclase, which yields MRILIADDDPISRKLLERTLLRLGHEVEVVSDGPDAVNALLRADAPRMAILDWEMPGADGLVVCRVVRQRTAPYIYLILLTGRDRREDVIAGLESGADDFLTKPFDVLELQARIRSGDRVLQLQEGLLEAQEALRVQATSDDLTGLSNRRVILEQLDRELGRARHERKPLAVAMADIDHFKRINDLHGHPGGDAVLRHVARCFQIEVRAYDGVGRYGGEEFLFVLPGCEGDEAAVAMERVRSRVAMNPPQWDGKPLPVTLSVGIAWTGPGECDSATLTHTADEALYRAKAAGRDRIDIERRRAGSNTADRRPAISIAPAAA from the coding sequence GTGAGAATCCTGATCGCGGATGATGATCCGATTTCGCGCAAGCTGCTCGAACGCACGCTCCTCCGCCTCGGCCACGAGGTCGAAGTCGTCTCCGACGGCCCCGATGCGGTCAACGCGCTCCTGCGCGCCGACGCGCCGCGGATGGCGATCCTCGACTGGGAGATGCCCGGCGCCGATGGTCTGGTCGTCTGCCGCGTGGTACGCCAGCGCACCGCGCCGTACATCTATCTGATCCTGCTCACCGGCCGCGACCGGCGTGAAGATGTCATCGCCGGACTGGAGTCCGGTGCCGATGATTTTCTCACCAAGCCGTTCGACGTGCTGGAACTGCAGGCACGCATCCGCTCGGGCGACCGCGTGCTCCAATTGCAGGAAGGATTGCTCGAAGCGCAGGAAGCGCTGCGGGTGCAGGCCACCAGCGACGACCTGACCGGGCTGTCGAACCGCCGGGTCATTCTCGAGCAGCTCGACCGCGAACTCGGCCGCGCCCGTCACGAGCGGAAGCCGCTCGCTGTCGCCATGGCCGATATCGATCACTTCAAGCGGATCAACGACCTCCACGGACATCCCGGTGGTGACGCCGTCCTCCGCCACGTGGCGCGGTGCTTTCAGATCGAGGTCCGTGCCTATGACGGCGTGGGTCGGTACGGCGGCGAAGAGTTTCTCTTCGTCCTCCCGGGATGCGAGGGCGACGAGGCCGCGGTGGCGATGGAGCGGGTGCGCAGCCGGGTCGCGATGAATCCGCCGCAATGGGACGGCAAGCCGCTGCCGGTCACGCTCAGCGTCGGCATTGCCTGGACCGGCCCCGGCGAATGTGACTCGGCGACGCTGACACACACCGCCGATGAGGCGCTGTATCGCGCCAAGGCCGCCGGACGCGACCGGATTGACATCGAACGGCGACGCGCCGGATCGAACACCGCAGATCGCCGCCCGGCGATCAGCATTGCCCCCGCGGCGGCCTAG
- a CDS encoding glycoside hydrolase family 38 C-terminal domain-containing protein produces the protein MTTLRTFLLLADTLTRALGALPAGTTDGYARTIRGERFTYMSAHPTSHTSLLVRSVDSTNSARWMTAPVSPAAGPMRHVVFLAAIDVTDPGHAPVRFWVTVNGTHRFAVPQPTTTTAEWSVPGVDGIAWHFRRLMIDRFGDVHGVVTLDVPGALAPAGAPVLLDVHGESVARQSWFILYTVSMQPTVSAHAEQMLARTSHGDQQTIRLDAWHPFDTTTVAVSINGTTTQTDHLAAGATTIRVTVPAVQRPTRVALTIHGTGSDAAFAALPLAPVIPREIYLINHDHLDIGYTDLQPAVRLKHERALDSALAYIDRSRGSPVGARFLWNEEGLWPLEDYLAHRPATDTARVLAAVRRGDIALSAPYANLMTGLSGSEELIHLLDFTRQLRRTTHVPVTMAMTSDVPGFTWGMVPALTSQGVRYLSSGPNETDRIGHTLDAWGDRPFWWIGPSGNDSLLVMLAGRGYSWVNGWPKGRLTVDDANVMSEYMDTLVAHRYPWQIVQVRVAIFGDNGMPDGQLADEVRRWNERYVSPKLVIATLPQMFAAMEKRYGPQLPRIRGDLTGYWEDGAASTLREEIAAREGVARLTEATTLATLRRLHIGAEIFDAAWRDALLWDEHTWGADRSVSDPDLPIVTEQWRIKQGFATALDSVSRALLATASRPFRPGIGLDVWNTHESIMRGVVRIPDSLSRTGDRVTDWHGRTFPAQRLRDGSLAVGVELAPLSATNLLIGPGTPTPVTDGIHAASDSLWNGDVAVHVDSLSGAVASVRWRGHELVDQARGGWGRYRYVLGRDTSRAKDASRSRIEVVENGPLVATLRVTSEAPGAASLVRDVTIERGSAAVTITTHLDKLGVRDKESVHIGFPLAVPGGTVRMEQGLAVVRPDLDQAVGANRNFYPVQRWLDASNATFGVTVVNPDLPLWELNGLTAEAFTQPDGRDEWLTHALPGTELIAYAMNNYWHTNFKADQPGPVSFIVQLVPHDTFNAADATREAIAMTEPPIVTRAQATPDFPVDPPRFSLDDADVVVSSIANAADGKGWIVRLWNPGERTVSTSFHWSGHGVPRLWLSSPAGERRVIVSANRITIPALGAVTVRVER, from the coding sequence GTGACGACCCTCCGCACCTTCCTGCTCCTCGCCGACACGCTGACCCGCGCGCTCGGCGCGCTCCCCGCGGGCACGACCGACGGATACGCGCGGACGATTCGCGGCGAACGCTTCACCTACATGTCGGCGCATCCGACGTCGCACACCTCGCTCCTCGTCCGGTCGGTCGACAGCACCAATTCCGCGCGATGGATGACGGCGCCGGTGTCGCCGGCCGCGGGACCGATGCGGCATGTCGTCTTCCTCGCCGCCATCGACGTCACCGATCCCGGCCACGCGCCGGTGCGATTCTGGGTCACTGTCAACGGGACCCATCGCTTCGCGGTCCCGCAGCCAACGACTACTACCGCAGAATGGTCCGTTCCGGGAGTCGACGGAATCGCATGGCACTTCCGACGATTGATGATTGATCGATTCGGCGACGTGCACGGCGTGGTCACCCTCGACGTTCCCGGCGCGCTGGCACCCGCCGGTGCGCCGGTACTGCTCGACGTGCATGGAGAGAGTGTCGCGCGGCAGAGCTGGTTCATTCTCTACACCGTGTCGATGCAGCCAACGGTCTCGGCCCATGCCGAACAGATGCTGGCTCGTACCAGTCACGGCGATCAACAGACGATCCGGCTCGATGCATGGCATCCGTTTGACACGACCACGGTCGCCGTCAGTATCAATGGCACCACCACGCAGACCGATCACCTCGCGGCCGGCGCCACGACGATCCGCGTCACCGTCCCGGCGGTGCAGCGACCGACCAGGGTGGCACTGACGATTCACGGTACCGGCTCCGACGCCGCGTTCGCCGCCTTGCCGCTCGCACCGGTGATACCGCGCGAGATCTACCTCATCAATCACGATCACCTCGACATCGGCTACACCGATCTGCAGCCGGCGGTCCGCCTGAAGCATGAGCGCGCGCTCGATAGTGCACTGGCGTACATCGACCGCAGCCGGGGGAGTCCGGTTGGTGCGCGGTTCCTCTGGAACGAGGAGGGACTCTGGCCGCTCGAGGATTATCTCGCGCACCGTCCGGCGACCGACACCGCGCGCGTGCTTGCCGCCGTGCGCCGCGGCGACATCGCGCTGAGCGCGCCCTATGCCAACCTGATGACCGGGCTGTCGGGGAGCGAAGAGCTGATTCATCTCCTCGACTTCACCCGGCAACTCCGGCGCACCACCCACGTGCCGGTGACGATGGCAATGACGAGCGATGTGCCCGGCTTCACATGGGGGATGGTGCCGGCCCTCACGAGCCAGGGCGTTCGCTACCTCTCCAGCGGGCCCAACGAAACCGACCGGATCGGCCACACGCTCGACGCGTGGGGCGACAGGCCGTTCTGGTGGATCGGGCCGAGTGGCAATGATTCGCTGCTGGTGATGTTGGCCGGGCGCGGCTATTCGTGGGTGAATGGCTGGCCGAAAGGGCGACTCACCGTCGACGACGCCAACGTGATGAGCGAGTACATGGATACGCTCGTCGCGCACCGGTATCCGTGGCAGATCGTGCAGGTTCGCGTCGCAATCTTCGGCGACAACGGCATGCCCGACGGACAGCTTGCCGACGAAGTGCGCCGCTGGAACGAACGGTACGTCAGTCCGAAACTCGTGATCGCGACGCTGCCGCAGATGTTTGCCGCGATGGAGAAACGGTACGGGCCGCAATTGCCGCGCATCCGCGGCGACCTCACCGGCTACTGGGAGGACGGTGCCGCCAGCACGCTGAGGGAAGAGATCGCCGCACGCGAAGGGGTCGCGCGACTGACGGAGGCGACGACGCTCGCGACGCTGCGGAGGCTCCACATTGGCGCAGAGATCTTCGACGCGGCGTGGCGCGATGCGTTGCTCTGGGACGAACACACCTGGGGCGCAGATCGCAGCGTCAGCGACCCTGATCTCCCGATCGTCACGGAGCAATGGCGCATCAAGCAGGGATTCGCGACCGCCCTCGATTCGGTAAGTCGCGCGCTGCTTGCGACGGCGTCTCGACCGTTTCGCCCGGGGATCGGACTCGACGTCTGGAACACCCATGAATCGATCATGCGTGGCGTCGTGCGGATTCCGGATTCGCTCTCTCGCACCGGCGACCGAGTGACCGATTGGCATGGTCGCACCTTCCCCGCGCAGCGGTTGCGCGACGGATCGCTCGCCGTGGGGGTCGAACTCGCCCCGCTCAGTGCCACGAATCTGCTGATTGGACCCGGCACCCCGACGCCAGTGACCGACGGAATTCATGCCGCGAGCGACTCGCTCTGGAATGGCGACGTCGCCGTTCACGTTGATTCTCTCTCCGGCGCCGTCGCGAGCGTGCGCTGGCGCGGTCACGAGTTGGTCGATCAGGCGCGCGGCGGCTGGGGACGCTATCGCTACGTGCTCGGCCGCGACACGAGCCGCGCGAAAGACGCATCGCGGAGCAGAATCGAAGTCGTCGAGAACGGTCCGCTGGTCGCGACCCTCAGGGTGACCAGCGAGGCTCCCGGCGCGGCGTCGCTGGTTCGCGACGTCACCATCGAACGCGGCAGTGCCGCGGTCACCATCACCACCCATCTCGACAAGCTCGGCGTCCGCGACAAGGAGTCGGTGCACATCGGCTTCCCCCTCGCAGTCCCCGGCGGCACAGTGCGGATGGAGCAGGGTCTTGCCGTCGTGCGGCCAGATCTCGACCAGGCGGTCGGGGCCAACCGGAATTTCTATCCGGTCCAGCGATGGCTCGACGCGAGCAATGCAACCTTCGGCGTGACCGTTGTCAATCCAGACTTGCCGTTGTGGGAGCTCAACGGCCTGACGGCGGAAGCGTTTACTCAGCCTGACGGACGCGACGAGTGGCTGACACACGCACTGCCGGGCACGGAACTGATTGCCTACGCGATGAACAATTACTGGCACACCAACTTCAAGGCCGATCAACCTGGTCCGGTGTCGTTCATCGTGCAGCTGGTCCCGCACGACACCTTCAACGCGGCGGACGCGACGCGCGAAGCGATCGCGATGACCGAACCGCCGATCGTGACGCGTGC
- a CDS encoding isocitrate lyase/phosphoenolpyruvate mutase family protein produces MSDQRVPADQFVALHQRAGAFVIPNPWDAGSARLLAHLGFEALATTSAGFAFSIGKQDTAVSRDEMLAHVAAIAAATPLPVSADLENGYADAPREVVTTYLRAAEAGAVGASIEDATNKPGDPIYDIELAADRVRAVAEAVHALPWPFTLTARAENHLHGRPDLADTIARLQAYQQAGADVLYAPGLITADDIAAVVHAVDRPVNVLAGVPGFTLDRATLDAIGVRRISIGSGLARAALGEFLRASREMRDRGTFSFMDDVVPFAEVMGMLKTPDR; encoded by the coding sequence ATGTCGGATCAGCGAGTACCGGCCGATCAGTTTGTGGCGCTGCACCAGCGCGCGGGCGCATTCGTCATTCCTAATCCCTGGGACGCAGGCAGCGCGCGCCTCCTCGCGCATCTGGGGTTCGAGGCACTCGCCACCACCAGCGCCGGCTTTGCGTTCTCCATCGGGAAGCAGGACACCGCTGTGAGCCGCGACGAGATGCTGGCGCACGTGGCAGCGATCGCCGCGGCGACGCCGTTGCCGGTCAGTGCCGATCTCGAAAATGGCTACGCCGACGCGCCACGCGAGGTCGTCACGACGTACCTCCGTGCAGCCGAGGCGGGAGCGGTTGGCGCGTCGATCGAGGATGCGACCAACAAGCCGGGCGATCCGATCTACGACATCGAACTGGCGGCGGATCGCGTCCGCGCCGTAGCGGAAGCCGTTCACGCACTCCCCTGGCCTTTCACGCTCACCGCCCGCGCGGAGAATCACCTGCATGGCCGGCCGGACCTCGCCGACACGATCGCGCGATTGCAGGCGTACCAGCAGGCCGGTGCCGATGTGCTGTATGCCCCCGGCCTAATCACCGCCGACGACATTGCTGCAGTGGTTCACGCCGTCGACCGGCCGGTCAATGTCCTCGCGGGCGTACCCGGATTCACGCTCGATCGCGCCACGCTCGATGCCATCGGCGTACGGCGCATCAGCATCGGCAGCGGCCTGGCGCGCGCAGCACTTGGGGAATTTCTGCGGGCGAGCAGGGAGATGCGGGATCGCGGCACGTTTTCCTTCATGGATGACGTCGTCCCCTTCGCCGAGGTGATGGGGATGTTGAAGACGCCCGATCGGTGA